DNA from Candidatus Woesearchaeota archaeon:
GATTACCAACAGGAACCACCATAACCCCATTAATCTTAAGTTGGTCAAGTAAGTTGTAGGGCACGTAAGGATAAGCAGCGCTGACTAGAATTCTATCATAAGGCGCGTAGCGTAAAAAACCACCTCTTCCATTAACCTTGTGAATATGTATATGTTGGTGTTTTTTAAGACGTTCTTTAGATTTTTCAACGAGATCATCATTAAGCTCAATACCGCGAATTTCGCCGCCAGGAGCCATTTCTGCAAGTAAAGCGAGTGCATAACCCGAGCCAGAGCCAATTTCAAGGATTTTAGAGGTTGGTTTTACATCGAGCTCTTGGAGCATGAATGCAATTGTTGACGGTTGAGAAATAGAAGAACCATCCGCAAGATGAATGGCTTCATTCTTATACGCATTAAACTTTTGTTTGAGTGGAACAAAATCCTCCCGAGGAACTTTAGAGATTGCTGTGATAATCTGATTAGAAAAGCCTTCTTTCTCTAAAAAACCCAACAACTCTTTTTTTAACATCCCACTTTATCATACTGTTTGCACTATATAAATTTGTTTCTTTTCAGACTTGTTTGAGTAGCTAAATCTCCTTAGAGTCTTTTTTTCATGCTTTGTTTAAAGTATTTATTTAACATATTGCTTTGCTTTTTTTAGGATTTTGGTGTTGTACCAGTATTAGTTTTTTGCAAAAAACAGTTGCATGAATTGGTCTTGTGTTTGGGTGGTTGTCAAGTTAAAGCAAAAATTGCTGATTCCTGAATTAATTTTTTTTAAAATCTATAACAAGATATTTAAGGAGGCGGCTGTTGAATTGTTTTATTATGGTTTTACCGGTCATTAAAGAGAAATATAAACGAACAGAAAACAAGATACCTCAACTCAGATTTGGCATGCTGCATAGCTTTATGGGTCTTGCAGATGGTGTCTCAATTGTCATGCAACAAGTTGAAGATGTTATTGTGGGTCAATTAGGTGCTCCGCGAGAAAATATTTTTTATTTAGTGGGTAAAGCAGGTAAAAAAGAAGATTGTATACAGGTTTATGATGATTTTCATGCAGATGGACCATTAAATAACCTTGCAAAAGCACGTTATGAGACTGGTTTTAGTAACGAAGAACGAGCACGCATAGAAGATGCTATAACTAGAGCGAAAGAAACTATTAAAACATTTGTTACAACAAATAATATTGATATTATTATAGCTCATAATACGTGTTTTCCAGCAAACTTTATTTTGGGCGTTGCACTAAGCAGATATTATCAAGAAGAAATATTATCAGGAAACAAAACACCTAAATATATACTATGGTGGCATGATTCGCATCTTGAGCGACCAACATTTTTATTCCCTGCACAAGAAATAGAACGTTATGTGCTTAAAGGAATTCCAGGGCCGTATATTGAACACATCGTTTTTATTAATTCACTTCAGCTTCGTATTGCAGAACCTTATTTTCTTAAACTAGACCGAAAAAAACCCGGATTTTATGAAAAGATGCTGCGAAGCAATAACGTCATTTATAACACAACTGATATGGTTATTAAAAATCATACAGATTTAAAGCAAGAAAAATTTCAAGAAAAAGTTACAACATTCTTTAACGCATTTAAGGTACATAAAAAACTTTTAGCACTACAAAGTTCTGTAGACGAAACATTATTTATACTACAACATACACGTATGGTGGGGCGAAAACGAATAGATTTTGCGCTTCGCTTCGCTTTTGCTCTCTATAAACAAGCGCAACAAACAGACTCTCTAAAAAAATATAAAACAATTTATTTTCTTATTAGTGGCAATGATGCAGACAATCAACAAGAAAAATTATTAGCGCTTCATAAAGAACTTTCTAAGAACTATGAAACAAATAATGTACTTTTAGTTTTTGCACAAGACCAAAACACAACCCTGCGTTTTGAAGACTATCCGCTTATTTTTGCACAACTTAATGGTATTGCAACGTATTTTAGCGAAATTGAAGGATTTGGTAATAACTTTCTTGAAATCATGGCTTCAGGACTCATCCCTATTATTTATGAATATCCAGTTTATGTTAGCGATATAGAAAAATTTGGTTTTCAGCTCATTAGCATACCAGAATTTTTGCTTACATCAGAATTACTGGATCAAACAATGACTCTTCTTGCAGATACTAAAAAACAACAACAATGGGCAAACAATAATATTAAAATACTTAAAAGACATTTATCACATAAAACTATGGCTCGCGCATTGCGACGAGCAATACTTTTGAAACGAACACATTGGCGAAAATCAAAAAAGAACAAATCTTAAATACTTCTACGTATGATATGATGCTAAGAACATGGGAAAACTTTATGAATGTGCAATAATCCTTGGAGGAGGCATACAAGAAGATGGAACGCTTCCATCATGGGTTATTAAACGACTTAAGCGTGCTAAAGAACTCTACGATCAGGATGCAGTGCATCATCTTGTGCTTTGTGGGAAGGGACGTGGCGAACCAGTTATTAGCGAAGCACGACTCATGAAACATTATTTACGAGAAAAAGGAGTTGCGCCTGAACATCTTAAATTTGAAGAACGTTCAGAAGATACTTGGCAAAATGCTTATTTTGCACGAACGATGGTTGTTGATACACATCATTGGGAACGTATTTTAGTTATTACTAGCGAATTTCATCTTAAAAGAACAGAAATGATTTTCTCACTAGTTTTTGGGGATTCTTACAATTTATATTTTGAAGGCGTTGATGATAGCGATATAGATTCAGAAAAACTAGCTAAACGAAAACAATTCGAAATTGAACTTATAGATTACATTATAGATAATATTTTACCAGACATTAGACGTGGTGATTTAGATGCTTGTAAAGAGTTTTTCTTTAACTCAGGAAGTAAACACTATAAAGAATATGAAGAATTTGTTAATTCATTAAATCAAAGACTACGAACGTTGTATTAATGATGTTTCCTCTTTATTTTGCCCCAATAAATACGCTTGGTAATTCTTTGTATAGGCATTTATTATTACAACAGGGTGCAGATTTTGTTTTCTCTGAACTTTTACTCGCTAAAAAAATAACTCATACTTATTATCGGCGAAAATTAATTCTTCCCTTAGCAGATATTTCTAAAACGATTTTTCAAATCGGCGCAGGATCTAAAGCAGAGGTTAGTGCTGCAGTAAATTTTCTTACAGAGCGAATAAGGGGCATTGTTGAGATTAATTTGAATATGGGTTGTCCACAATCAACGATGCAAAACAACAAGGTGTGCGGCGGATTGCTTTTAGATGAAGTCATCATGCAAGACGTTGCAAAAATGCTAGTTATTGAGTGTGAAAAAAAAGGCATTATTCCTAGTGTAAAATTACGATTAGGTACAAGTAAAGAAGATATTTGTATTCGCAAATATGTTTTTTTACTTTCTGAAGTTGGTATTAAAAAAATTTATATACATTTGCGTCCTCTTCGTTATAATTATACGCATCCTGTTTTAGTTGAGCCAGTTGTTGGTTTGCAAGAAGATTTTCCGACTGTTCAGATTATTTTAAATGGCGATGTTGATTCTTACGAAGCGTATGAGCAACTAGCACATGTAGGTTGTCAGGGGGTAATGATAGGTCGAGCAGCACTTTCAAATCCTTTTATTTTTGAGCAGATAAAACATAAGTTGCTAACAACAAGTGGTGCGTACGATCCCTTACGAAAAGACCCAGAATTACTTATCAATGGACAACATAGCGGTATGGGTGCTAAAAAAAAGAAGTTTGTTCTTGAGTTTTTAGACGGCGCAAGCGAATTGCCGCTTAGTGTTGTAAAAGCAAATTTATCGTGGCTCACGAAAGGAGTGAGCGCGCGAGGAAAATTCATAGAAACTATTTCTACAGAAAAAGATATTGCTGCTATAATAGAAACATTTAAAGAGCATTTCGTTTCAAAAACAGTATGAAAATAGGATTTGATCTTGATGGCGTTTTAGCTGAATTTACTGAGAGTTATTTACAATACTATAATGATAAACATGGAACCGAACATACCTCTGAAGAATTTGAACATACTCATTTCTCCAAACATTTACAGATGACTCATACAGAAGTAGAACGCAGCATTGCACATTTTTTCCAATCACCCTTTGCTAAAGCAATATTACCTGTTAAAGGAGCACAAGATGTACTACATAAATTAGTAAACCAACACGAGCTTCATGTGATTACCTCTCGACCAAAAGAAGTCTCAAAAATTACACTTGATTGGTTAAATGATTTTTTCCCCGATATGTTTACTAGCATACATTTTAGTGGAGATTGGGTGTTACAACCAGACTCTCACAGAAAAAAAGCAGATTTTTGTTTAGATTTAGGAATTGATATACTTATAGAAGATTATTTGCCCTATGCTGAAGAATGTGCATCTTGTGTGAAACATATTGTTTTTTTGTTTGACAGACCATGGAATCATGATCCTATTACAAAATCAAATGTTGTTCGTGTAAAGTCTTGGATAGAAATTCAAACATTTATAGAGACAATATAGTTCTTTATGAGACCATTTGATTCTTTATAAATGATGGTTTTACTTCGACATAAGTTTTTAAACTTCTTAGTATTTTGGTTATGCATGTCTGGATTAAAAAATCAATTTATTCGGCGGGGAGTCAAAGAACAACTCGAACCTCTTTTAGTAAATTCAGGTATATCTTGGGGACAATACATACATAATAAAGAAAACATTACTAAACAATTAGTTGATGAAAACAAAATAATTATTCCTTTCTCAAAAAAGTTTCTTAAAACACCTTATGAATGGCAAGCACATCGCGTGACGCATTTACTTAAAAAAATTAATCCTTTATCGCAAATACTGCTTTTACCTTCTGGTTCGAAATTATTTAGATCTTCGCCAAGTCATACAACACTAAAAAAAGGCGCGCTTATGCCTGTTCGCTATCGCAAAAATGAGAATTTGGATTTAAAATCAGCATTTATTAAGCAAATAAAAGACGTTTCTGAAGAAAAAAATTATTATGGTTGGGATTTTGAAGGCGTTCATTATTCGACACAAGAATTTAGAACTGTTTTGTTGTATGATCATATTCGAGCACAACTAGTACAACAAACGTTCACTAAAAATGATATGTATGCACGACCATTTTGCAATTACAAACCTGAAAAAGGAATAGTTATTGTGCGCAACATGCCATCGTTTGAAACAGAAGAGATATATCCTCATTTTACCATTGAAGGAATTGTGCTAAGAGATGCGGTTAAAGATAATCCTCAACGAACATTTGAACTTTCCAGCGGACATAATTGTTATAAAACAACATATGCTAAACTAAAATTTGGCAGAGATTTTTATTCAATTAATAATGAGCTTATTTTTGCAGGACGAGAAGGACGAGAAGACGCAATTGATCATCATGTTATTTTGGCAATGCACGTTTTAGAAGAAGATCTCGGTCGGCAAGGTGTACACATATATAATCCGTTTATTAAAGCAAAACTAGAAACAGTTGCTTATTTTCAAAAGTTACATAAC
Protein-coding regions in this window:
- a CDS encoding glycosyltransferase; amino-acid sequence: MVLPVIKEKYKRTENKIPQLRFGMLHSFMGLADGVSIVMQQVEDVIVGQLGAPRENIFYLVGKAGKKEDCIQVYDDFHADGPLNNLAKARYETGFSNEERARIEDAITRAKETIKTFVTTNNIDIIIAHNTCFPANFILGVALSRYYQEEILSGNKTPKYILWWHDSHLERPTFLFPAQEIERYVLKGIPGPYIEHIVFINSLQLRIAEPYFLKLDRKKPGFYEKMLRSNNVIYNTTDMVIKNHTDLKQEKFQEKVTTFFNAFKVHKKLLALQSSVDETLFILQHTRMVGRKRIDFALRFAFALYKQAQQTDSLKKYKTIYFLISGNDADNQQEKLLALHKELSKNYETNNVLLVFAQDQNTTLRFEDYPLIFAQLNGIATYFSEIEGFGNNFLEIMASGLIPIIYEYPVYVSDIEKFGFQLISIPEFLLTSELLDQTMTLLADTKKQQQWANNNIKILKRHLSHKTMARALRRAILLKRTHWRKSKKNKS
- a CDS encoding YdcF family protein, with product MGKLYECAIILGGGIQEDGTLPSWVIKRLKRAKELYDQDAVHHLVLCGKGRGEPVISEARLMKHYLREKGVAPEHLKFEERSEDTWQNAYFARTMVVDTHHWERILVITSEFHLKRTEMIFSLVFGDSYNLYFEGVDDSDIDSEKLAKRKQFEIELIDYIIDNILPDIRRGDLDACKEFFFNSGSKHYKEYEEFVNSLNQRLRTLY
- a CDS encoding methyltransferase domain-containing protein; protein product: MLKKELLGFLEKEGFSNQIITAISKVPREDFVPLKQKFNAYKNEAIHLADGSSISQPSTIAFMLQELDVKPTSKILEIGSGSGYALALLAEMAPGGEIRGIELNDDLVEKSKERLKKHQHIHIHKVNGRGGFLRYAPYDRILVSAAYPYVPYNLLDQLKINGVMVVPVGNHVVRLRKRIDGVSEKEFPGFAFVKMK
- a CDS encoding tRNA-dihydrouridine synthase family protein produces the protein MMFPLYFAPINTLGNSLYRHLLLQQGADFVFSELLLAKKITHTYYRRKLILPLADISKTIFQIGAGSKAEVSAAVNFLTERIRGIVEINLNMGCPQSTMQNNKVCGGLLLDEVIMQDVAKMLVIECEKKGIIPSVKLRLGTSKEDICIRKYVFLLSEVGIKKIYIHLRPLRYNYTHPVLVEPVVGLQEDFPTVQIILNGDVDSYEAYEQLAHVGCQGVMIGRAALSNPFIFEQIKHKLLTTSGAYDPLRKDPELLINGQHSGMGAKKKKFVLEFLDGASELPLSVVKANLSWLTKGVSARGKFIETISTEKDIAAIIETFKEHFVSKTV